Sequence from the Vibrio alfacsensis genome:
TGTTGCCACATCGCCAGCTTTGCAGCTTGTGGATCCTTACGCTGTAAAGCTGATAGGATTTTTGCGTGATCCTCTAACCATTTTAAACGGTATTCCGAGGTATCAATGTGGCTGTGTAATTGCGCCCACATTTTACTCTCAGCACGCTTTCTCCACATCAATTCCGACACTTCAATCAGGAATGTGTTCTTACTCGCTTTTGCGATCAACAAGTGGAATTCTTTATCATGATCTTCTGCGTATTCACCCGATTTAAGTGCTTGCTTCTCTAGGCTTAACACTTTACGCATCTTCATGATTTCTGCTTTCGTGATCTGCGTTGCTGCAAATTCGGCAATGTTACTTTCAATCAACTGTCTGCCTTGTAACATTTCGAACGGGCCGATATCGGTACCATCCAAACATTGCACAGATGATAAAGGTTGCTCTGAACCAGAGGCTTCTGAGCGATTCTGGTTTGGAAGTGCGACGACATAGACGCCAGATCCTTTACGAACCTCGACCAACCCTTCTAGCTCTAACATGATAATCGCTTCACGAATGACCGTACGACTCACATCATACTGCTCAGCAATTTCCCTTTCTGTAGGCAACCTTTCACCTATCGCATACGCCCCCTTTTCTAGCTGCTTAAGCAAATCTAAACCAATGGAAACATAGCGACGGCTATTTTGTGTTGTTTTATTTTCGTTAGACATTGTCACTTTCATCCTATTCATTCGCTTGCGTTTTCTCACGAAGAACCATCCATATCGTTCATTCAGAACACATACCTTGTTGAATGGTTGATATGGTAAACCATATACGCTCGGTGCTTTTTACACCAACGCAAAGTAGTCATGCTTTAAGGCAACATTCTATCATTCGGAATACCAAAATGAACTACTAAAAGTTTGCTGAGTTCAAAATTCCGCAAAAATCGTGCATATGCAAGTGATCTTGGTCACTCAAAAACTATTTCCATGTGTTATCGATCAATAAAATGGCATACCAATATTGGGTCGTAAATAATCAGTATATATATTGGCATACATAAAACACCCTACGCCGGAATATAACAATGAAAAAATGCCTAATCCAAAAAACGACGATATCCAATTGCATTGCAGTGGCGCTTGGATGCCAATTATTTGCAACCCCCGTATTTGCTAGCTTTATCGAAGATTCTACCCTCGATGTTAAGTTGAGAAACGAATATCGTAATGCGGAAAGACCAAGTGCTAGTGATGGTGTTTACGGCCCTGAAATTGATGCTTGGGTCCAAGGTTTCTTGTTTGACTTTGAATCCGGTCAGTTCATGGATACGGTAAGTATTCAAGCCGGTACATACCACATTGAAAAACTACGCGCCGATCCGGAGAAATCAACCCGCTTTTATCTAGATGGCCATGAGAGTTTCACGATCAACTACGCCAACCTCAGTTTAGATTTTGGTGATTGGGCTAATATTAAGATCGGTCAATTTGGTACTGATTACCGATATGGATCACTTGAATACCAAATTCCTTTAATTGAATACTCTTCAGTCCGTACTGTGCCATCTCTCAACGAAGGTGTTTTCTACGAGGGAACATTCGATAACTTCCATTTGTACGGGATGTACAGCCAAAAATATGCGGGCGGTTACTATCAAGAATGGACAGATGAAGGATTCAGAACCGACATTAAACTTGCACCATCAGGCGATAAGTACTTAATTGAAGTGGATAAAAAACCAAGCTATGCCATTGCTGGTGTTTGGGATAACAAACAAACCATGCTATCTCTCGGTGCAAGCTATCAAGAAGAAATGTCATGGCAAGTCATGAGCCGTGGTAGCCACACATGGATCGATCCTGAAAAAGGTTTCTTCAAAGCAGAGTACGTCGGTTTTTACGCGCAGCCAATTGGATGGTCTCAAGATAATAACGTTGATGATGATACATACGCAGTATCGGGACAATTATTGTGGAACAAAGAACGCGTCACTGTGATGGGATCGTTTGGCCAAGTCGGTAAAAAACTGCCTGGAAACCCAGAGATTGATACTGATATTGGTTTCTCATTTGACCAAAGTATCGACCGTAACCACTATGACATGTTCTCATGGCAAATTGGGGGCTTTTACAAAGTTTCACCATCATTCGATATGGGCTTAGCTCTCGTGGTGACCGATGGTTATGAAGACCGAGATCATGATGTGAATATTGAAGGTCTTGGAGCAAACCTAATTTTGAGCCATACCGTTCAAGATGGACCTATGAAAGGCTTTAAAACATCGGCAATCTTAAATAAAGCACAAGAATA
This genomic interval carries:
- a CDS encoding FCD domain-containing protein, producing MSNENKTTQNSRRYVSIGLDLLKQLEKGAYAIGERLPTEREIAEQYDVSRTVIREAIIMLELEGLVEVRKGSGVYVVALPNQNRSEASGSEQPLSSVQCLDGTDIGPFEMLQGRQLIESNIAEFAATQITKAEIMKMRKVLSLEKQALKSGEYAEDHDKEFHLLIAKASKNTFLIEVSELMWRKRAESKMWAQLHSHIDTSEYRLKWLEDHAKILSALQRKDPQAAKLAMWQHLESVKNTLLDLSDVEDESFDGYLFDSYPIFNASNG
- a CDS encoding OprD family outer membrane porin, with product MKKCLIQKTTISNCIAVALGCQLFATPVFASFIEDSTLDVKLRNEYRNAERPSASDGVYGPEIDAWVQGFLFDFESGQFMDTVSIQAGTYHIEKLRADPEKSTRFYLDGHESFTINYANLSLDFGDWANIKIGQFGTDYRYGSLEYQIPLIEYSSVRTVPSLNEGVFYEGTFDNFHLYGMYSQKYAGGYYQEWTDEGFRTDIKLAPSGDKYLIEVDKKPSYAIAGVWDNKQTMLSLGASYQEEMSWQVMSRGSHTWIDPEKGFFKAEYVGFYAQPIGWSQDNNVDDDTYAVSGQLLWNKERVTVMGSFGQVGKKLPGNPEIDTDIGFSFDQSIDRNHYDMFSWQIGGFYKVSPSFDMGLALVVTDGYEDRDHDVNIEGLGANLILSHTVQDGPMKGFKTSAILNKAQEYRDGSSLGDKLDYYDIKLTAHYDFSLF